TGCAGATGGCGATCAAACAGTCGATGCCACAACGGATGGCAAACTCGCTGGACGACGAAATGGCCATGCGTGGTGCCATGCCGCTCTCCCGTGTTGAGAAGGCTCGTCAGGAGATCATGCAGATCGTCCGTGAACTGGCTGATGCCGGTGAAATCGAACTGAGTCTGTACCAGGAACAAACAGTGGAGTAAGCGATGCGTTCAGTTAAAGTGATGCGCCTGAATCCGGGTGAATACCGCTCTCATCGTTTTCCTCCGATGGTCAAGCCAATGATTCAGGGCACCGATGATGAATCTCAGGACCTGAATCATCTGGCTGAAGAGCCTCAGTTTAATGCCCAGGAGCATCAGGCTGCGTTGCAGAAACGTCTGGAAGATGGTTTCCAGCAGGGGTTGCAGCAGGGTCATGAAGAAGGTCTTCGTCAGGGCGTGGAGCAGGGCCGCCAGCAGGGTTTCAATCTGGGGCAGCAGGATGGCTTTCAGCAAGGTTATGCCAAAGGTGAAAGCCAGGGCCGTGAAAAGTATGAATCTGTGATGGCCCCGCTGCATGCGCTGCAGGCGCATATTCAGCAATGGCAGGACGAGCGTGAGCACGCACAACGTGAGCAGATTTGTTCTCTGGTTCAGAAAGTCGCTCAGCAGGTCATTCGTGCCGAGCTGACACTGATGCCGCAGCAGATCCTGGCGCTGGTCGATGAGACGCTCGACAGCATGCCCGGAAACGCGGACAAGGTGATTGTGCACCTGAACCCGCAGGATCTGGAGCGGATCAACAACCTGAATCCGAAGCTGCATCCGAGCTGGAAACTGGTAGCGGATAAAGAAATGCCGATCGGCGGTGTGCAACTGGTGACTGACCAGGCTGAAGCAGACGCCAGCAGCGATGCACGGCTGGAAGCCTGTATGGAAACCCTCCGTGAACATCTTCTGGAATCCACAAATGGTTCGCAATTAGTGACCGATGTGAAGTCAGAAGAGGTATCTGCCACAGAGCGTGTGGAGGAAGTCAGTGAGTGACAGCGCATTTCATGAACGTATGAATGATGCGATTGCGTCGATGTCATCCATACCGATTGCCCGGGTGACCGGGCGGTTGGTGAAAGTCAACGGTCTGATGCTTCAGGCCGTTGGCTGCAAATTCAGACTGGAACAACGCTGCCTGGTCGAAACCGATGACGGAGAAGCAATCGAAGCTCAGGTCGTTGGTTTTGACCGGGATGTCGCATATCTGATGCCGGTACGCCAGCTGGGCGGTTTATATGCCGGCGCCAAAGTCATTCCGCTTGATGGCGACAGTACAGTTGCATTGGGCGAGCATTGGCTCGGCAGGGTCGTGAATGGCCTTGGCGAGCCTTTTGACGATCTGGGCCCACTGAAAGGGGGCGAGAAAGTTTCTCTCAATCCTCAGCCGATTAACCCGATGAAGCGCCGGATGGTCGATACCCCCTTAGATGTGGGTATTCGCGCCATGAACGGCCTGCTGACGCTGGGTAAAGGTCAGCGCATCGGTCTGATGGCCGGCAGTGGTGTGGGTAAGAGTGTGTTGATGGGCATGATCACCAAAAACACCAAAGCTGACATTGTCGTGGTCGGGCTGATTGGTGAACGGGGTCGTGAGGTTCGCGAGTTTATTGAGCGGAACCTGGGTGAAGAAGGGATGAGGCGTGCGGTGGTGATTGCTGCACCTGCGGATGAATCTCCTCTGATGCGCCTGCGCGCGACCAAGCTTTGCCATCGTGTTGCCGAATATTTCCGGGATAAAGGGAAAGACGTCCTGTTGTTGATGGATTCACTGACCCGTTATGCCATGGCGCAGCGTGAAATTGCTTTGTCTCTGGGCGAACCACCGGCTTCCCGGGGTTATCCGCCTTCAGTGTTTGGTCAGTTACCGCAATTACTGGAACGTGCCGGTAACGGTGAACACCCGGACGGCAGTCTGACGGCTATTTATACCGTTCTGGCGGACGGGGATGATCAGCAGGATCCTGTGGTCGACTCTGCCCGGGCTATTCTGGATGGCCATGTGGTGTTGTCGCGTTCACTGGCAGAGCAGGGGCACTATCCGGCGATTGATATTAATGCATCGATCAGCCGTTGTATGAGCAGTTGTACCGAAACTTCGCATGTTACGGTGGCAAACCGTTTTCGACAGCTGAATGCGAATTATCTTCAGGTGAAAGAGCTGCTGCCGCTGGGGGGTTATCAGCCAGGGCAGGATCCAGAGCTGGATCTGTCGGTGCGGATGTTCCCGTTACTGAAAGACTTTTTGGTTCAACAGGTGGACGAAGTGACGGATTACCAGCAGTCGTTGGTTCGTCTGGCCGAATTATTTACCCAGACACAGCAAGGCTGACAAGGAGCGGGCAATGAAAGGAAAACTGAAAGCTGTCAGCCAGCTTCAGCAAATTGCTGAGCAGCAGCGAGACCGTCAGGGCCAGGATTTAGCCCGTCAGCAAGAGCAGGTTGGTTTCTTTGCTCAACAGCTGGAAGCACTGGCTGACTTAAAATCCGGCAGTCTTCCGGAAGGAGTCGGCGGGGTCAACCCGATTGCATTGCAAAACACCACGCAGGTCAATGCAATGCTCAATCGCCTGATCGCTCATCAGCAGCACGAAATGGCGCTGATGCATGCAGAAAGTCAGCGGACCAAAAAAGCGCTGGAGCAAAGCCAGATCAAAGTGAAAGGTCTGGAAACCGTCATGGAACGCTGGAAAGCTAAACAACGGTATGAGCAGGCCAGAAAAGAGCAAAAGTTTATTGAAGATTTGATCAACGCCAGATACAAACGTCCATCCATTTAAAAAGCGCCCTCGGGCGCTTTTATTTTTTTGAAGTGAAAAAACCTCAGGCCGCTTCTTTATAGAATGCTAACCCCGACGCCATCGCGACCAACACGGAAGCACAGGTTTTGTTGAGCGATTTCAGGCGGCTGACCGATAAATACTTTGCCGCCTGGAAACCTGCAGTTGCGTAAACCAGCATCACAGCGACATCAATCACGATGGTAGCAATTGCGAAAAGAACGTATTGCATCAAAACCGGCGCGGTTAAATCCAGAAACTGAGGCAGAAAAGCGCCGAAGAACAGGAGCCCCTTCGGATTAGACAGGGCCGCGAACAGGCTGCGCCGGAACGCTGCTGCAGGGCTGTGTACTTGTGCGCTTTTGAGTTTGTCAGCCGTCAACGCGCTGGCTGAAGGTGTACTGCGCCACAACTGGTATGCCAGCCACAGCAGGTAAGCAACGCCGCAATATTTGACGGTCAGAAAGAGGGTTTCAGAAGCCGCCATTAATGCCCCCAGTCCCAGTCCGGCAGCACTGATCAGAATCGCGTCAGACAGAGCAGCCCCTAGAATGCCATAAAGTACAATTTTCTTGTTTTTACTCACACCGTTCGACAGAGACAACAGCATGGTCGGTCCCGGAATGACGGTCACGGTAAATGAAGCGATGCAATATAGAAGTAATGTACTGACCATGGTGGAAGAATACTCCAAGTGAATTTGAATCATTTGATGCAATGCCAGGCATCATATTGAGTCAAGAGTTAACAAACCTAACGCACAGCGCATAGTTGCATAAAATTCTTGACACGGCAACGATGATATCCCTACTATGAGCGCAAATCAAACTAGTGAACTAGTTCGCTAGTTTTAATTCGATGAGTCTCACAACATTGATTCTGTTTTCACATCTGCTGGCAGACGTCAGCGTATTCCGCGGAACGTGAAACACGAGTTGTGTTCGTCATCACATTGACTCTGTATTGAATGGAATTTGAGAGGAGAAAAGATGAAGACCTATGACGAGGTTGTATTTCAAGCGGCAAATCAAGATTGGGAAAAATGGTCAAAGCCGGGCGCTGATGGCCGGGTGAAAATTTTCAATTCAAACGGAAAGCGCTTAAGAATGCTTGAATTGCCAGCTGGGTTTGATGAGCACCATCTTTGTGAGATCGGTCATCAGGGATATGTTCTGACCGGAAGCTTTACTATTTTTGTTGAGGGTACCGAAAATAAATGTCACCCAGGTGATTTTTTCTCAATCCCGGATGGTGTGCCTCACCGTTCGAAAGGGGATGAGAATGAAGTGACGACAGTTTTCGTTGTTGATGATATTCAATAGGAGCGACAGATGAAAAACCCTGCTTTTGCCAATTTAATCCCAGATCAAAATGGAATGTTTGGCGTCTACGGCGGTGAAGCCGAAAATTCAGAATTAAAGTCAGCGATGAATGAGGTCAGAGAAGCATTCTATCACATCATTCAAGATGACTTATTCAATGAAGAAATGACACGGTTACGTAAAACCTATATCGGACGACCAAGTCCCATTTACTTTGCAAAGAACCTTTCTGAGAGAATTGGCGGAGCAAAGATATACCTGAAACGTGAAGATTTAAATCACACGGGTGCCCATAAAATTAACCACTGTATTGGTGAAGTTCTGCTTGCAAAGAAAATGGGCAAGAAAAAAATATTAGCTGAAACGGGTGCAGGACAGCATGGTGTTGCTCTTGCGACTGTTTGTGCTTTGATGGGCATGGCATGTGAAATCCATATGGGGCAGGTCGATATTGAAAAAGAACGCCCTAATGTGAATAAAATGAAATTGCTGGGATGCAAAATTGTTCCTGTAACTTCGGGTAAGGCGACTTTAAAAGAAGCAGTCGATAGTGCATTTTCGGCATATCTGGATGATATGCAGAATAACTTTTTTGCAATCGGCTCCGTTGTTGGTCCTGCGCCTTACCCGGAGATGGTGCAATATTTTCAATCTGTCATTGGAAGAGAGGCATCTGCCCAGTTTCTGGAGATGACAAATGAACAACCGACAATCGTTGCGGCTTGTGTCGGTGGCGGCTCAAATGCATTAGGCTTATTCAGCGGTTTTCTGTCAGATGAAAACGTGAAGTTAGTGGGAGTTGAAGCTGCGGGTAAAGGATTAGATTCAGGAGAACATGCCGCGACCCTAACAGCAGGTAAATTCGGAACAATGCACGGATTTAAATGTTTATACCTGCAAGAAGAGGATGGTACTCCGATGGATGCCCATTCCATCGCTTCAGGATTAGATTATCCCGGTGTCGGTCCACAACATTGTTATTTAAGAGATGCTCAGCGGGTTGAGTATCATTCAATTACAGATGATGAATGTATTGAAGCCTTTTTAACTTTGTCCAAATATGAAGGAATCATCCCCGCATTAGAAAGTTCTCATGCGATTGCATGGGCTGCAAAAGAAGCTAAAAATTTATCATCTAAAGAATCCATCCTGGTTAATCTTTCAGGAAGAGGTGATAAAGATATCGATTTTGTGCTTCATAAAGTTGGGTTGTGAAATGAGTTTCGATCTGCGGGCTGTGCTGAATCAATTGGAAGGTTCAGGTGTCAGCATCAAGACGGTTGGTGATTTCATGTCACCAACTTATGAGATACCTGGCCATTATATGAATAACGCAGCAACCGTACCTGGTTCAGGAAAAACAGGTCATGAGCAAGCTTACATATACGCCAATAACGGCACTCAATTTCCGGTGTTAATGGGGTTATTTGGGAATAGAGAAATCAATCGAAAGATTCTGTCCGAAAGTTGTTTCAGAGATGACAGTTTACACTGTAAGGATTTAAGTCCGGTATGGGTTGATAAGCCTGTCTGTCAGGAAAGTCATTTTCAATTAGATTTGCTCTCATTACCTGCTCTTAAAGTAACACCACAGGATGCAGGCGCATTTTTTACATCAGGTGTCGTTTGTGCAAGGCACCATAAAACCGGTGCCTATACCAGTTCTATTCATCGATTGAAAGTTGTAGATAAAAGTCATGTGACTTTAGCCCTACGGCCTGGAAGTGGGCTTTTCAGCTGTTACCAAGAAGCTTTGAAACAAAATAAAACTCTGCCAATCTCGATTTGTATTGGTATACCCCCTGTATACTATTTGCTCACTTCATTATCGACAGCCAGATTCTCATCAGGTATCTGCAAACTGAAAGAGATGAGTAAAGTAGTTGGCCAGGCCGTTCGAATTGCGAAAAACGTTACAAATTCAGCTTATTGTTACGCAGACAGTGAGATTGTCATTGAAGGGGAAATGACAACGACAACTTGTAATGAAAGCAATAGAAAAGCAGAGGCATACTCAATGCCGGAGTTTCTTGGCTACATGGGGGAGGCAAAAGAAAATCTTCCGCTCGTTAAAATCACAGGCATCTTCCACAGAGAAAATCCGATCTATCAAACATTTTTAGGTCCGGGAAAAGAACAGTCAGAGCTGCTTGCGATTCCGACTGAGATCTCTTTGAAAGAAGTTGTCAGGAAAGAATTCGATCAATTTTTTGATTTAATGGATGTGTATTGTCCCAGTTATGGTGGCGGGCAGCTGTCAGTCATCTTAAGTATCCGGAGAAAGTCACATTTCATTCCATTTTCAGAATTAAGAGATTTTATTTACGAGCACCATCCGCTTTGTAAGCATGTATATGTTGTTGATGACGACATCGATCACTTGTCAAGTGAGGATTTTTTATGGGCAATGACAACCAGGTTTCAGGTGTCGCAAGATACTTACTTGAGAAAAGTGCCGGGCTTTATCATGGACCCGTCTCAATACACCGGTTATATGAATTCAAAAGATCCAGAAAGTGATTTGACATTATATGACTTAACCAAGCCATTGAAAATATCAAACAGGTTTGTTCGGTATCAGCAAATATTATAAAGGTGAATCATGGAAATTAATCAGTTAGAAATTCTTCGTGAAGAAATCAATCAGATAGATGTTCAGCTTGTAGAACTACTGGTAAAAAGAGCGAATGTTGCATTACAGATAGCAGATCAAAAGCGGAATAGTGTTGATGTCGTAGAAGCAAAAGGACGAGTAGAGATCGTTTTAAGTAAAGTGAGAGAATTAGCGTTGAATTTTCACGGGGATGATAAGTTTATTGAATCTGTTTATAAGGTAATCATTCATGAGTTAACACAAATGCAGCTGATCAAAAAGGGACTTATCAATCATGACATCAATGGTTAATTACTCAAAAGATATCGTTGACCTTTTACCTGAACTGCATGTTTGCTGTCTTCGAATTGAGAATCTTCATGATCGTGTTGATGTGACAGATTCTGTGAATGAAAATATTGTCTTTGCAAAGCAAACAATCGATAAGTTGCAGACAGAAAGCGCAATTGACTCTATCAGTCACTGGCGTCGAGCTTACAGAAAAGCAGGGATAGAGCCGACAAAATTTCGAATGGCAGCTGAATCATTACTGAGACGGCTCAGAAAGCAAGGTAATTTACCAGAAACATTACACCCGTTAGTTTTAATTTGTAATGCATTGTCAGTTAAGCATTGTTTACCTATTGCTGTGCTGGATACAGATGAAATCAACGGAAATTTATGGGTTTCCTATACAAAGGGAGGTGAGCGTTATTTAGATTTTAATGGGAACGAAATTTTAATGCCCTCGAATGAAGTTTCATTTATCGATGAGAAAAATAATGCGCATGCCAGAAAGTGGTCTCATAAGCAAAGTGGTTTATCTGTCGTTAGAAACAGCACCCAAAATGCAATTATTATTATAGAGGCTTTATCTCCACTCCAAAATAATGAGAGTTTGCCAGTCATTGAAGAGTTGAAAAGTTTGATTGACAAGTATTGGCCTGGTTCAATCGCTGAGTGTAGTATCAGACATTCAAATATGCTTATCTCGAATTATTAAAATTTATCTTAACCAATTCTTTATTGGCTGATGTCTATTTAGGTATTCAAAAAGTTTTACTTATTGGCCCACATAATTTCTCAAATTGTTGAGTTTTTTCATGTTGAGGTCAAAATGAAAGCTGTAATCATATCAGGTTCAGAAAGAAGAAATGGTGTTACCGCTTATGTTTCTGAACTTATTCAGGATAAGTTGTATGAGAAAAATGTCCATGTAAATGTTATATATCTGTGCGATAAGAAAATATCTGCTTGTGATGGCTGTGGTGGTGACAATGGTTGCAACTATAGACAGTCTCCCTGTGAAAAATATGATGACATGCCACATATTATTAAAATGATGTGCGAGTCAGATATTATTATTTACACATGTCCAGTTCATGCTTTCGGGATTAGTCACTTAATGCAGATTTTTCTTGAAAGAGCTGGTGTCGGATATCTGAGGTTTGATCGGCCTCTCGTGAATAAAATTGGTGGCTGCGTCATTGTTGGGAGGAAATATAGTTTAGGCAGTGCACATGATCAAATCATAAATAACATGCTATTAAATCGAATGATTATTCCTGGTGCTGGATTTCCAGTGCTTATCCATGGCTGTGAAAAAACGAAGGGAATTACAGACATTGAGGAGAGTGTTGCTTTGGAGCAAATGGTTGACAGATTAGTTGAAATCCGAAGTTCTGTGAATGTGAATGCATTAAATTTTAATCATCCAAATGAAAGAAAGCTCAAAGAAATCATGGAGAAAGATAGTGAAAGGGTTAATTGAAGTTATCAGCCATACTGAAAAAGTCATCTCAGACAATGACTCGATCTGTATTTATAACCAGTTGCGAAAGAAATATCATGAAGATGAGTTGTTTCTGCTCGAGTCAATGACTGGTCCAGAAAAAGATTGCAAAAATACAATCATTGCGTTTGAACCTATTTTTAACTTGAAACTCAATGATAATGTCCTGTCTTTATCTGGGAATGAAGATATTCTTGGTTTGATGAGAGTGAGTGATAAATTATCATCTTTTGAGTTCCTAGATGAGTACTCCATTCAGATTCAGACGTTTAACGATCTGATTTCACTCTTAAGAAGTATTGAGTCATTATTTCATGTCGTTGATGAAGGGGTGAGTACAAGTACAAACTTCGGATTCTGGGGTTACTTTGGATACGATACTATTTTTCTCATAGAGGATATCGAGAGAAAAATATCAAGAGATAAAAATTTATCTACGATTAATCTGACTATATTTTCAGGCGTCATCAATCTTGATATAAAGAGTCACACCATACATTTAACCCGAAATCAGAGCAATTATTTTCAAAGTTTCGATCTTTCATTAGTGAAAAATCTCATTAAAACGCCATTTCATTATGAGTTTAACCACAATTTTTCCAGTCATAGTATTTCATCTCCCACTGTCGATAAAGAGATGTATACGACCTGGTTTGATAAAGCCAAAAGTCATATCGATATTGGTGATATATATCAAATCCAATTGGGGCATGAAATAAATATAACGTCAGAAATAATACCATTTGATGTTTACTTACGATTGCGTCAATTTAACCCATCACCCTATATGTATTATTTTAAAACATCTGATGGATTTCATGTGATTGGAGCAAGTCCGGAAATGTTTGTGACTTTAACCAATGACCGTGAAATTGTGATGAGACCAATTGCGGGTACAATCAGAAACTCGTCTGATCCAGATGAGAAAAAGTCAAATATTCATAAGCTGCTCTCGGATGAAAAAGAAAATGCAGAGCATTTGATGCTGGTTGATCTCTGTCGAAATGATATCTCCAGAATTTGTGAACCTGTTTCACTATTTGTTGATGAATTGATGATTACAGAAGAATACTCACACGTGATTCATATTGTTTCTAATGTTATTGGGAAGATTTCAGCACAATTTGATAAATACGATGCTTTAGCCGCTACGTTTCCTGCAGGCACGATGACGGGAACACCAAAAATAAAGGCAACGGAAATTATTGAAGACACGGAGAGGACCTCAAGAGGCATTTATGCAGGGTGTGTGGGGTATTTAGGGTTTAATGACACAATTTTGTCTGCACTTTGTATTCGGACGGCAGTTTACAGAAATGGTGTCTATACGATTCGTGCTTCCGGAGGGATCGTTGAAGATTCCCTGAGCCATGGCGAGTGGTCTGAAACAATCAGCAAACTCAGTTCGACTTATTTTGCAATCACCAACAAGGATTTAATCAGTGAAGATTTTATTAATTGATGCGTATGACAGCTTTGTTTATATCGTCAAAAATTATATTGAAGTGATTGGCTTTCAAACTGATGTCGTTCGGTGTGATAAAGTCAATCTTGAATCGTTGAATGACTATCATGCTATTATTCTGGGGCCTGGGCCCGGACACCCATGTGAGAGTGGTTACCTGGATATCATCAGGCGGGTTGAAGGAAAAATTCCGATTTTTGGTATTTGCCTTGGAATGCAATCGATTGCGGAGTTTTATGGTGTTTCAGTGAAACCGGCTGTAAACCGTGTGCATGGAAAGGTGAGTTTGATTGAACATGATCAAATGGGCTGCTTCCAGCAATTGAAGTCACCCTTAAAAGTCACCCGATATCATTCACTGATTGCATCAAGAGACGATATTAAATCGGATTCGGAATTAGTCATTACCTCTGAATCTATTGATGACAACTACATCATGGGTATTCGACATAAAGCGTTTGTGATCGAAGGGGTTCAGTTTCATCCTGAAAGCATATCGACTGAACGGGGTGCAGACATATTAATCAACTTCTTTAAGCATGCAGGACTATACAATTAATATGTGTATGATTTGTACCTTTTCATGTATTTGCTGAATGCATTTATCAGACTTGTTTCCTATTAAATTCTAATATGCAATTGGTATGTTTACGGGGCAGACAATACTGAATATTTTTATACATAGATTTAATATCAGTAAAAATACGGACGCTTTAATTTATTGCTACCTGAGTACCGTGAAGGTTGTTGTTAAGCCAATCACACAGTCTTCCCAAGCGGTACGCAATAGCGCATATCCTGTTCCCATTAGGAACATTTTCACCACTATTTGTTTACCCGGTATCTTTTTGGTATCGGGTTTTTTTTATGTACTGAACATGAAAAAGCACAGCGGAAAGCTGTGCTTTTATTCTTGACTGACGTGCTGAAATCAGGCGTTTGCCAGCTTGTTCTGAAGTGCCTGAATATTGACGGGCTTGGTCATGAAGGCAAGCAAAACGGCGACTCCCAGCATTACGGAACACAGCGTATACGCCAATGTGTATGTACCGGTCATATCAACTGCGACAGCAGCAACGACAGGGCCGATGAAGCCACTGATTCCCCAGGCTGTATACAGGACACCGTAGTTGGCACCATAATTTTTCAGGCCGTAGAAGTCAGCAGTAATCGACGGGAAAACGGCCAGCAGTGTGCCATAGCCGACACCTGCAACTGCGGCACCGACCATCAGGCTGAATTCATTGTCGAAAGTTGCAAACATCACCATGTTGATGGCTTGCATGACGAAGGCTATCAGCAGGGTTTTCACGCCGCCGATCTTATCGGAGAGCATTCCTGCGACGACCCGGCCACCCGAGTTAAAGACAGCCAGAATCACCACAAGGAAAGCGGCGTCAGATAAATCAGCCTGTGTGGCTGCGATTGAAGTAATGTTCCCTATGATCATCAGACCGGCAGCTGAAGCGAACGCGTACATGATCCACAGCGAATAAAACTGCGGGGTCTGGATCATCATACGCCAGCTGACATCAACACTCGGTGTTTGCGCAGCTTTTGCGGTCGTTGCAGTGGGCGCGGCTGGCACATAGTCTTCCGGCGGGTTTGTGATAGTGCATGCCAGCGGAACAGCGACCACCAGAACTGCGATGCCAAGAATCAGAAAACTTTGATTGATCCCGAAGTCAGCAATCAGAGATGCAGTCAGAGGGGCAAGATAAACCGCCGCCAGACCGAAACCAGCGGCAATCAAACCATTCACCATT
This DNA window, taken from Photobacterium sp. CCB-ST2H9, encodes the following:
- a CDS encoding cupin domain-containing protein, yielding MKTYDEVVFQAANQDWEKWSKPGADGRVKIFNSNGKRLRMLELPAGFDEHHLCEIGHQGYVLTGSFTIFVEGTENKCHPGDFFSIPDGVPHRSKGDENEVTTVFVVDDIQ
- a CDS encoding UbiD family decarboxylase, which produces MSFDLRAVLNQLEGSGVSIKTVGDFMSPTYEIPGHYMNNAATVPGSGKTGHEQAYIYANNGTQFPVLMGLFGNREINRKILSESCFRDDSLHCKDLSPVWVDKPVCQESHFQLDLLSLPALKVTPQDAGAFFTSGVVCARHHKTGAYTSSIHRLKVVDKSHVTLALRPGSGLFSCYQEALKQNKTLPISICIGIPPVYYLLTSLSTARFSSGICKLKEMSKVVGQAVRIAKNVTNSAYCYADSEIVIEGEMTTTTCNESNRKAEAYSMPEFLGYMGEAKENLPLVKITGIFHRENPIYQTFLGPGKEQSELLAIPTEISLKEVVRKEFDQFFDLMDVYCPSYGGGQLSVILSIRRKSHFIPFSELRDFIYEHHPLCKHVYVVDDDIDHLSSEDFLWAMTTRFQVSQDTYLRKVPGFIMDPSQYTGYMNSKDPESDLTLYDLTKPLKISNRFVRYQQIL
- the trpB gene encoding tryptophan synthase subunit beta, whose amino-acid sequence is MKNPAFANLIPDQNGMFGVYGGEAENSELKSAMNEVREAFYHIIQDDLFNEEMTRLRKTYIGRPSPIYFAKNLSERIGGAKIYLKREDLNHTGAHKINHCIGEVLLAKKMGKKKILAETGAGQHGVALATVCALMGMACEIHMGQVDIEKERPNVNKMKLLGCKIVPVTSGKATLKEAVDSAFSAYLDDMQNNFFAIGSVVGPAPYPEMVQYFQSVIGREASAQFLEMTNEQPTIVAACVGGGSNALGLFSGFLSDENVKLVGVEAAGKGLDSGEHAATLTAGKFGTMHGFKCLYLQEEDGTPMDAHSIASGLDYPGVGPQHCYLRDAQRVEYHSITDDECIEAFLTLSKYEGIIPALESSHAIAWAAKEAKNLSSKESILVNLSGRGDKDIDFVLHKVGL
- a CDS encoding chorismate mutase; translation: MEINQLEILREEINQIDVQLVELLVKRANVALQIADQKRNSVDVVEAKGRVEIVLSKVRELALNFHGDDKFIESVYKVIIHELTQMQLIKKGLINHDING
- a CDS encoding B3/4 domain-containing protein, whose product is MTSMVNYSKDIVDLLPELHVCCLRIENLHDRVDVTDSVNENIVFAKQTIDKLQTESAIDSISHWRRAYRKAGIEPTKFRMAAESLLRRLRKQGNLPETLHPLVLICNALSVKHCLPIAVLDTDEINGNLWVSYTKGGERYLDFNGNEILMPSNEVSFIDEKNNAHARKWSHKQSGLSVVRNSTQNAIIIIEALSPLQNNESLPVIEELKSLIDKYWPGSIAECSIRHSNMLISNY
- a CDS encoding LysE family translocator, translated to MIQIHLEYSSTMVSTLLLYCIASFTVTVIPGPTMLLSLSNGVSKNKKIVLYGILGAALSDAILISAAGLGLGALMAASETLFLTVKYCGVAYLLWLAYQLWRSTPSASALTADKLKSAQVHSPAAAFRRSLFAALSNPKGLLFFGAFLPQFLDLTAPVLMQYVLFAIATIVIDVAVMLVYATAGFQAAKYLSVSRLKSLNKTCASVLVAMASGLAFYKEAA
- a CDS encoding flavodoxin family protein — its product is MKAVIISGSERRNGVTAYVSELIQDKLYEKNVHVNVIYLCDKKISACDGCGGDNGCNYRQSPCEKYDDMPHIIKMMCESDIIIYTCPVHAFGISHLMQIFLERAGVGYLRFDRPLVNKIGGCVIVGRKYSLGSAHDQIINNMLLNRMIIPGAGFPVLIHGCEKTKGITDIEESVALEQMVDRLVEIRSSVNVNALNFNHPNERKLKEIMEKDSERVN
- the fliI gene encoding flagellar protein export ATPase FliI, yielding MNDAIASMSSIPIARVTGRLVKVNGLMLQAVGCKFRLEQRCLVETDDGEAIEAQVVGFDRDVAYLMPVRQLGGLYAGAKVIPLDGDSTVALGEHWLGRVVNGLGEPFDDLGPLKGGEKVSLNPQPINPMKRRMVDTPLDVGIRAMNGLLTLGKGQRIGLMAGSGVGKSVLMGMITKNTKADIVVVGLIGERGREVREFIERNLGEEGMRRAVVIAAPADESPLMRLRATKLCHRVAEYFRDKGKDVLLLMDSLTRYAMAQREIALSLGEPPASRGYPPSVFGQLPQLLERAGNGEHPDGSLTAIYTVLADGDDQQDPVVDSARAILDGHVVLSRSLAEQGHYPAIDINASISRCMSSCTETSHVTVANRFRQLNANYLQVKELLPLGGYQPGQDPELDLSVRMFPLLKDFLVQQVDEVTDYQQSLVRLAELFTQTQQG
- a CDS encoding anthranilate synthase component I family protein, encoding MKGLIEVISHTEKVISDNDSICIYNQLRKKYHEDELFLLESMTGPEKDCKNTIIAFEPIFNLKLNDNVLSLSGNEDILGLMRVSDKLSSFEFLDEYSIQIQTFNDLISLLRSIESLFHVVDEGVSTSTNFGFWGYFGYDTIFLIEDIERKISRDKNLSTINLTIFSGVINLDIKSHTIHLTRNQSNYFQSFDLSLVKNLIKTPFHYEFNHNFSSHSISSPTVDKEMYTTWFDKAKSHIDIGDIYQIQLGHEINITSEIIPFDVYLRLRQFNPSPYMYYFKTSDGFHVIGASPEMFVTLTNDREIVMRPIAGTIRNSSDPDEKKSNIHKLLSDEKENAEHLMLVDLCRNDISRICEPVSLFVDELMITEEYSHVIHIVSNVIGKISAQFDKYDALAATFPAGTMTGTPKIKATEIIEDTERTSRGIYAGCVGYLGFNDTILSALCIRTAVYRNGVYTIRASGGIVEDSLSHGEWSETISKLSSTYFAITNKDLISEDFIN
- the fliH gene encoding flagellar assembly protein FliH; protein product: MRSVKVMRLNPGEYRSHRFPPMVKPMIQGTDDESQDLNHLAEEPQFNAQEHQAALQKRLEDGFQQGLQQGHEEGLRQGVEQGRQQGFNLGQQDGFQQGYAKGESQGREKYESVMAPLHALQAHIQQWQDEREHAQREQICSLVQKVAQQVIRAELTLMPQQILALVDETLDSMPGNADKVIVHLNPQDLERINNLNPKLHPSWKLVADKEMPIGGVQLVTDQAEADASSDARLEACMETLREHLLESTNGSQLVTDVKSEEVSATERVEEVSE
- a CDS encoding aminodeoxychorismate/anthranilate synthase component II; translation: MKILLIDAYDSFVYIVKNYIEVIGFQTDVVRCDKVNLESLNDYHAIILGPGPGHPCESGYLDIIRRVEGKIPIFGICLGMQSIAEFYGVSVKPAVNRVHGKVSLIEHDQMGCFQQLKSPLKVTRYHSLIASRDDIKSDSELVITSESIDDNYIMGIRHKAFVIEGVQFHPESISTERGADILINFFKHAGLYN
- the fliJ gene encoding flagellar export protein FliJ is translated as MKGKLKAVSQLQQIAEQQRDRQGQDLARQQEQVGFFAQQLEALADLKSGSLPEGVGGVNPIALQNTTQVNAMLNRLIAHQQHEMALMHAESQRTKKALEQSQIKVKGLETVMERWKAKQRYEQARKEQKFIEDLINARYKRPSI